Within the Desulfovibrio oxyclinae DSM 11498 genome, the region GCATTACCTCCAGGACCTGAGTGTTCACCTTGAAAGCAGTCTCTTGGAGCGCGTTGATAGCGTCGTAGACAATAGGCATATCATCGACGCGGTTGTGCATTTCTTCGAGGTATCCTTCGTGCTTGGTCTTGATCATCTTCAGCTGCGGAACGGCCTGAGTGTAGTAGCCGCCGCTTGTAGGGTTCGTCCAAGGCTTTGGCGGTACCACGGTAGGCATGTAAACAGGCGACAGGAGTTCGCACCTAGCCATTCTGCGATTGATCCACTCCATGCATTCTTCGGTAGGCTGGAGGTACATCGGTGTTTTCTTTTTGTTGCTCTCGTCCCTGTAGGTGCGGAAGAGTCCGGTACTGCTCATCGCGAGGTCAATCAATTTGAGACCCAGCTGCACCTTGTGGGTGTTCGACCACGGGGTCCACTCGACTTCGTTTCGGTGCATCATGTGCGCCATGATCCGTGTCTTGCGGAAGGTGGTGCTGTATTGGTCAGCCATCTTTCGAGCGCGTCCGTAAGCCACCTTGTTTTCTCTGCGGAATTTGTCCAGACGCACTTCGTCCTCGACGGCAGCACCGATGGTAGCAGCGACGTGCTGCATGGATGCATTGACGGCGATGTTGTCGAGTATCGTCTTCAGCGCAATGAAAGCTGCGGGGTGTGCGTCAACCTGACGAAGGTATTTGAGAGCAACGTGACGGCGTCCTGCCTTGCCTTCAGCCTCTTCAATGAAATTTCCGATGGCCTTCGCAAGACGAGGTACACAAGTGGAAAGCATAGCAGTCCCGTAGTCAGTGCGAGACTCGCAGCCACGTTCCCGGTTTTTGTTGATGCGAGAACGGTAGGCTTCAACTCCCAAGCCCTGCATCTCTTGCTCCAGTTTCACCTGTTCTTCGAGCATTTCGTCGTCAATGTCAGCGACGAGGGACAGGGCCTGTGCCAGTTCGACTTCAGTGTTCTTCTGTTCCACTTTAGTTCTCCTTTGGTTTCCTTTGGTGCAACTTCGCTGTCTCCAGCGGCTGCTTACTAGTGCGTCTTAATTCTAAACTACCGAAATATATGTATAAGCAATATTGCATGGGAGCCTTGTCCCAAAACAACACCTATAAACGCCACAATTTAATCCCATGTGGAGAAATCACAGGGAAAACAGGGCTACTGATTGGTGCAGGGTTGGAGTTGCACCAATTCAATTGGTACAATCAGCTGTCGCAGAGGAAATCACATGGCAAGAATGCATGTGAGCAAGGAAAAGAAAAGGGACCAGCTGTGAAGCCAGTCCCTGTGCGGTTTCGTGTGTGGTTACAAGAATGGATGTGAGGAGATGGGACTTTTTAAGTCCCTTGCGTCTACCAGTTCCGCCATCCGGGCATGGGGGCGATTTATTTAGCCTTCAATGGTTTGGCGCGTCAACTGCTTATCGGGCGAACATTCGCAGATAGTTGGCCCAGAGTCGCGGGGAAATGCGCATATAGCGGTCGAAGTCAGAATTGATCTCAAGTCCCGGCACGATGGCCCGGGTGACCGGGATGCGCAGGTCCTTGCGGGTCATGTCTGCATAGGCGGGGACAAAGCCGTTTTCCATGAGTGTCTTTTCCAGCACCATCAGGTCGCCGTCTGCGCTGCCCGTGGAGTGGTCGGGCAGATCTTCGAGCTTGCGAACCGGCAATCCTTCCGGAGCCGGGGCACTCTTGGGCCCGGGGAACGGGTAGGGCGTTTCCGTCATGGCCGAGAGCAGCGCCGAGCGCCCGTTCAGGTCCGATCCTGATCCCTTGTCCAGACCGCCGCGGGCACCAAGAACCACTGATTTATAGCAGGGAACCCCGAATTCCGGAGTCATGTCGAGGAACCAGACGTGGATTCCCATTTCCTCATACTGCTCCAGCAGAAAATTCACCTGAGGGTCATCGGATTCGATGCGGAAGGCGCGCGACATATCGAAGGGAATGGTCGCGTCGGCGTCGCGCTCGATGACCTCAAGTAACGCCGAAACCTTGGCTTCGGCCAGCGTGTTGCCCGATGCCAGACCGGTGGAGCTCAGAGCCGAGAAAAGATGCTGCTCGTCCAGATTGCAGAACAGGAACACGAACTGCGCCGGAATCATGATCGGGCTGGTACTGCCAGCTCCGTCGGGTCGATGGCCTTCGAACCAGTTAATGCGCTGGCCCGCGTAGGGAACCTCCAGACGGACCTTGTTCAGGTCGATGGCCTCCTGTTCCAGCTCGTTAAATGCCGCCAGACTCAGGGGATAGTTGTTCACATAACCGCGGATTGCATTGCCGCCGAAGCTCGCATAGGAAGAAAATCGCTCGGCAAGCTCCATGGAATACGACGCTTCGGCGTTGGCTTCGGCGAGTCCGCGTCCGTAACACGTCTGCATACCGGAAAGGGAATCCGAATGGCGGCCGTTGGAGCACCGGACATCCACCATCCAGTGGCGCAGGCGGTTCACCGGCGAAAGGCTGGCTTTGTGCGCCATGGCGGGGCCGATGAACGCATCGGCCTTTTCCAGCACAGAAAGGGCGTAGGCGCTGGTCTCCTCAAGGGGTTTGCGCTCCTTGGGCTCCGGCAGGGAGCCTTCAAGCTCGTGACGAGCCTGCTTTGCAGTATACGCCTCTCCGGATGGAAGGGCGTCCTCATTGACTGGAGCGGCAAGTCCGGCTTCTTCCGGTGCGGGGAGCGGCTCGTGAAAAGAGAAGTTGTTGGCGAAAAGCGGAGCCCATTGGCGATGCAGCGGCTGATCCTCAAGCTGATGGGAGCGGATGCGGATGGTCGGCAGGTGGTCGTTCAGGGAGTTGACGTCCACACCGTCGAACATGGGCAGATATTTTTCCAGACGACCGTGCACCAGACAGGCTTCATACAGCAGAGCGGTGAGGACCGGGTCGGACGAGCCATTGTCCTTCATGACGCCGCTGATGAGCTTCTCGACCTTTTTGGGCCGATGCCTGCCAAGGCCGTCGAGCAGGTGCTCGTGCATGTAGGTGTCGTACGGGGCTTGCCTGAGGTGATCCACCATGGCGGAAAAGCTGAGGTTCTGCTTGGGCATGGCAGCGAAGCAGCCGACCCCCGCCTGAGTGTCCATCAGTTTGAGTTCGTATCGCATAAGTTTGCTCCAGTGCTGGATTTCGTCACGCAAGTTCGTAGCACTGTACGGATGAAAATGTCGAACGGTTTTCCGGACCGGGACAGGAAGGAATTGCCCCGCCTGGGCGGGGCGTTGTTTTCGCTATGCTTTTTTCAGCAGTGCTCTGACGTGTGGCAGCATGGCC harbors:
- a CDS encoding YcaO-like family protein is translated as MRYELKLMDTQAGVGCFAAMPKQNLSFSAMVDHLRQAPYDTYMHEHLLDGLGRHRPKKVEKLISGVMKDNGSSDPVLTALLYEACLVHGRLEKYLPMFDGVDVNSLNDHLPTIRIRSHQLEDQPLHRQWAPLFANNFSFHEPLPAPEEAGLAAPVNEDALPSGEAYTAKQARHELEGSLPEPKERKPLEETSAYALSVLEKADAFIGPAMAHKASLSPVNRLRHWMVDVRCSNGRHSDSLSGMQTCYGRGLAEANAEASYSMELAERFSSYASFGGNAIRGYVNNYPLSLAAFNELEQEAIDLNKVRLEVPYAGQRINWFEGHRPDGAGSTSPIMIPAQFVFLFCNLDEQHLFSALSSTGLASGNTLAEAKVSALLEVIERDADATIPFDMSRAFRIESDDPQVNFLLEQYEEMGIHVWFLDMTPEFGVPCYKSVVLGARGGLDKGSGSDLNGRSALLSAMTETPYPFPGPKSAPAPEGLPVRKLEDLPDHSTGSADGDLMVLEKTLMENGFVPAYADMTRKDLRIPVTRAIVPGLEINSDFDRYMRISPRLWANYLRMFAR